DNA from Agarilytica rhodophyticola:
TAGGCGTCAAGCTATTTAATCGAACTACGCGCCACGTTCGCTTAACAGAGCCTGGGAAAAGGTTTTTACACGACGTAAAGCGTATTCTAGAACTTATGGAAGAAGCCGAAGCTTCTGCGACCGGAATATATAAAGAGCCTAAAGGCACACTCACTATTACAGCGCCGGTATCCTTTGGCGAAAGGCATATTATGCCAATTATTACGGAGTATCTGGAAAACAATCCCTTGGTATCCGTTAAAGCCGTGTTTCTAGACCGAATTACTAGCTTGGTGGAAGAAGAATTGGATATCGCTATCAGGATCGGTCACCTAAAAGACTCAAACCTATATGCCACATCTGTAGGTACAGTAAGACGAGTGATTTGTGGTTCCCCTAACTACTTTAAGAAATATGGCAAACCTCAAAAGCCATCAGACTTAAACCAACATAATATTATATTCAACTCTGCTTACAGGCCTGCAATGATCTGGACGTTTGAAAAAAATGGAAAAAAAGAATCCGTTAAATTAAGCCCTAAATTAGTCTGTAACCAAGTGGGAGCATCAATAAAGGCAGCAAAAGAAGGCTATGGCATTACCCATATGATGTCTTACCAAGTGAGTGAAGAAATAGAAAGAGGATCATTAGAATTGGTACTGGAAGATTATGAAGAAGCCCCCTTACCCATTCATATTATTCATTTAGAAGGTCGCAGAGCCAATGCCAAGATACGCTCTTTTATTGATTTAACAACAAAACGTTTGAAAGATACCTCTTTTACTTCTAGTAAATAGATACATGATAAACATACTCCTTTTTCTCATCTTGTGAAAATACTCGGCAATGTTAATAAACATGCATTGCCGAGTTAAATATTTACCTTGTCATTATTTAACTTCTCAATAATGACAAAGAATGCATTTCATACCTACTGGCAAGCACTTGCACCACACATACATATACTGCGGTTGCTGTAACTATTAAGGCAATCGGTGGCGCGATTACCGAATTTAACTTTACATTGAGCCGTGGTATCACATTGATCAACAATGGGAGCACTTGTTGGTATGGGTGTAAGGATCTTACTAAATTCCAACCAATTAATATTGAAATTTCCCTTAGGCATAGCGACGCGGATAGTGTGTATACCTCTAGACAATCGTCCTATTTCGGCAGAGATAGTCTGCCATTTTTGCCAACCGCCAGTAGCATTAACAGCTATATTATTTACGACGGTTCTGCCATCGACAACGAGACCTATAGAGCCACCACCAGGGCTCGAAGCGACACGAGCATCAAAACGGTAATTGCTAGTTTCAGTAACATTAATATCGTACTCCAACCACTCGCCATTAGCCGTCCATCCCACACTATAGCCCCCACCGACATCAAGGGTTGGTTGAATATCAACATCATCGCTTCTATAGGATTTTCCGTAGTTGCCTGCAGAACTGTCAAAGAACCTCACATAGTCTTCCGCCTCAACTTTACCTGGAACTCTCGGCGTCGGCTGAGATGAACCGGTATTAACACATAGACCATTAGCAAACTTTTGGGTACTGGCCCCATTCTTAGTAAGCACCATGCTATTAACAACCCAATTTCTATCGTCACCACCAGCATCAGAAAATTCTAGATCGAGTTCACCATCTCTAACGTCAACGGCAAAGTTCGCAACCGCAACTCTTCCCTTGGCTACATTAATGTTACGAGCAGCTACCGCACCTTCTGCTTTAACAACAATACCATCATGAGCCCAGCCAGCATCACCAAATTTGAGAGTGACATACCAACGACCATTTTCTAACTTATGGTGAAGTGTCGCGGGGCTGCTACTATATACGAAATCACTCATTAGATTATTTTCGTATTTGCCGTAGTCACGATCAACACTATCGGGACGTTTCCCCCAACGCAAATTAGTCATTTGCGTCTCAGGGTTTATCCCCTGCCAACCTTCTTGCACTGGAGAATCAGCGGTACCAAAATCATATTTACAGGAAGTTTGATTATGATAGGTACCTTTGCTAAAGCCCGCTCCCAGTTCAGCCAACCACAATACTTCAGGATCATGAATACTAAATTCAACGGCTTGAATCGCGCCCTGGATAGCGAGACGTTTATTGTTTTTTGTCCATGTTTTACCTCGGTCATCACTGAAATAGATACCTGGATTTTTATGAATTCTACCAACCGATACCACCAGTAGATCAGGATTAAAAGGCGAAACATCTACATATTCGGTGATATCACTGGAGAATGTTTTCTGCCAGTTATTTCCCCAGTTATCGCTATGCCACAAACCACCTTTAATGTAATCCCATCGACGATAGCCTGCGGTCACATAAATTCGACCGGTCTGGTCTATCTTAATATCATTTATACCGTGAACTTCACTGTTTATCTTTATGCGGCGCCAGGTCTGCCCACGATTATTGGTATGATACAAACCACCTTCAATTGATGGCCTACCTTGACGCGACGGAAAGATTGAGCCTAAACCAAAACTTCTGGCCTGAGCCGCAACGAACATAGATTTGTAAGTGGGATCACGTGGATCCCATTCGATATCGTGAATGTAGACATTCGCCGGTAAGCCTTTATTGCGCTGTGTAAAAGTGCGTCCACCATCATTAGAAAAATAGAAACCACCTTGTTTGCGCACATCCTTATTCGTTCGCTCTGACACACCGAAATACATGAGTTGCTTATTAGTTGGATCTATTTTTAACGAGCGAGTACGCATGAAAAACTCTGCGTCGGTCACTTTTCCATGATCGATAAAGGTTTCACCCCCGTCGGTTGTTTTCCAAATTTTGTCCTTGCCATGCTGACGCTGAGATGTGGTAAAAAATGTATCAAGGTCGTCTGGATCAATAGCAACGGACGATACTGTTTCCATTGATTTCTCTAAAAGTTTCATGGCAACTCGTTCTTCTTCCCCTTGTCCTTCACCGTCAGGGGTGGTTCGCCAAAGCCGGTGTTCACCACTCGCGAGATAAAGCTCACCTGGTGCAAAACGGTGGTCTTGGAAAATACCCTCACCCGGTAAGTCACTATTTCTACGGCCCATTAAATTGCCCGCTTTAGTGTAGTCTTCGTCAACTTGATTCCAAGTATTACCATGATCAGTACTCAGCATAGTGTTGTGCCCACTGATCATCATAATGTCACCACGGCTGTTAATATCGAAGTAACGCATGGTACGCATTGGATAGTTACTGCCCCACTGCTGATTAAAAGGCTCATGGCCAAACACCATATTTTCATTGGTTGGGGTACCACGGGATCGCCAGTAATCTCCATCGTTTTCAAAAGCAGGGCCATGGCCTCGAGTTGACATAATCCACGACCGTCCACCATTAGAAGTCTTCCATAATGGACCTGGACCAAAAGATATTTCTCCTCCTTGGGGATCATAAAGGCTAACGTAAATACGATCAGCCTGGCTTGGATCGGCCCGAACCATCTGTAGTGGTTGCAAGATTGATGTAGGTAATGTCGAATAACGATTGCGCGCATCAGCGACAGAAATACCGAACCACTTGGCAATGTAATTATAATAAGTGGTTTTGACACCGCCCCAGCCATTAAAGCCCGAATCCAATCGAGTCAGGTCGATGTTAAGATTACCCGAGATATTTTCCCACGAATTTCCTCTGTTTACTGATTTAAATACACCACCAGTACTGCTCACACTCTTACCATTAGGTTTATGACGTACTTGGTCGATAACATAAAGCACGAAGGTGCTACCGTTGTGATAATAATCGAGATCGATAATTGTGTTATTAGGTAACTTCCCTCGGCCAATATTAGTCCAACTTCGCCCACCATTTGAAGACCGATACAAACCGTAGTTAGAAGCAGCAAATACTTCTTGGGAATTATTTGGATTGACTGCAATACGACTAAACTGTGCTTTTGCATCCAAGCCGTTAGTCAGTTCAGTCCAGCTTCGACCACCATTTGTTGTTTTCCAAATCTTACCGGCAACATCAGCATTTTTACCACGTGGATTATTATAGGTAGCATTACCATTCCCAACAAAAGAATTCCACGCTTTGCCTCTGGCCGTTCTGCCTGCACCAACATACCAAGTGTCAGCGTCAGATGGATCTATTTCCAAGGAGGAAACCTTAGCAATCCAGCTTGTGGTATCGGTTCCAGTCGCAGACGGCCCCGTATACCAAGGACAGTTCTTCACCATCGACCAACTTTTACCACGATCCGAACTTATAAAGAGGTGTGATTTTTCCAAGGCCACAGCAAAATTTGGATTGGCATGGGAGTAACGCATATCTACCAGTCGACCAAAGCCACCTGCGCTATCGTAATCGCGGACGCTATACCACATAGTACCGTTATTATCCGATTGATAATTACCGCCCATATCAGGATTAAAAAACACGGTATCGGGAAATAAAGGATGGTAGTGAACCATTTCAGACATGCCAGAATTACCAGGGCCTTGACGTGTCCAGGTCACATTATCTGAAGATGGGATACGCTCTTTTTTGATACGGTCGTAAAATTCTTGCTGAGCTAGTACTGGTATCGACGTAGCTAAAAGAGTAAATAAGAAAATTAAAAACACAACGACTTTCGGAGGAGAATTCATGACACACAGCCCTCAATTAATACATATATTATATTTATTTTCTGGCAATATAGCTCAATTTAAAATCAGCGTATTAATAACTATTTAATTGCACTTTGACTTTTTTCTAACAAGCCCATCCTAGAAATCGATCAAATTAATATATTTACACTTCACTAAATCATAAATATAGAATTACACAAAAAAATATTTAACAAGATAAATAGAAGAAAAAATAACAGACTATTTAATCTAAACCAGAACGCGTATTTTTATCATAAAAGTTAAATCAAAAATTCAAAAAATAAATTAAGAATACAGAAAAATTCTAACAGGAGAAAACATTATATTTAATAGACTTACGTAGTAATTCAAAAAAATATTTCCTTTACTTTTTTACTATTTTCGCATCAAGAAAAAAATGGCACTCCACTATTAAATATTATAAATACGAAAAAACAATTAAACTTATATCTAAATCCTAATAAAAAAATAGACACGGACAATTTAAGCCGACATCAGCGCCAAAAAGATAGAAACCCTTATAAAAACTCATCAAGCATAAAATTAGATTTAGCTTAAATAAATCACATTTTTTTTGAAAATAATATAAAAACGCACATAACAAATATTAGACATTTTATTTGTTAGACATAAAAAGAGAGGTAGTCACTAAACATGTAAACATTTACAAGAGAAAAGTAGCAAGAAAATTTTAGTAGATAGTTCTATCGAAATTTAAAATGCACTCAAATATTTATTGAGATATGTAAGGTCTCTTTAGCATTTTACATACTTATTCCTGCTTTTAATCATGATGTAAAACACTATTTGGAAATATGGCATTACCAATATGATTGTCTTACCAAATACATAAAGAAATAGAAAAAGAGTTATTAAAATAATTACCGGAAGAATATGAAGAAGCTCCCTTACCAATTCATATTATTTATCTAGAAGGTTGCCGAGCTAATGCTAAAATACATCCTTTTATTGATGTAATTAATTACAAGTAGCCCGACTTTTTGAGGCTATTAATAATAGTCAAACATTTATCAGTGATGGATTCACGCAAAAGCCTAACCATAGGTGTAATAAGTTGCTTGCTTGGACAGATTAGCCATAATTCAGTAGGTTTTGGCGTATACTCTGGCATCAGTTTAACAAGATTTCCAGATAACAAATCATCTGACATATCTAAAGCAGATTTCATAGCAATGCCGTAACCCGCAACACACCAACGCCTTACGATATCCGCATCGTTTGCAGTTCTATTGCTGCGCATTTTTACTTTAGATGTAATGCCTCTGCATGAAAACTCCCATATATCATGAACGGTATCATGTAGCTGATACAACAGACTATTATGGGAATCTAAATCCTTCAAATGCACAGGCATACCATAGGTTTCAACGTAGTAAGGCGAAGCGCATAATATTCTTGGCACATCACAAATTTTAAAGCCATACATACTAGAGTCTCCCGGAGCACCATAACGTAATGCCATATCCACCGGATCTCGATAAAAATCGATGGTACTGTCAGTAATATGTAACCTGATGTTCAATTGAGGATGCTTACTAGCAAATAGATCAATCCATGGTAATAGAATATTTCTTCCTAGATCAGAAGGTACAGCCAGTCTCAAATCGCCGTCGATAATATTCTGCTCATTTTTGGCACTTTGACCGACTTGATTGAGTATAACCAAGGCATTTTCAATCTGAGGAATATATTTTTCACCAAAAGAAGATAGGCGTAATTTTCGTGTTGACCTCACAAACAATTCGACACCATAGGCTTTTTCTACTCGCTTAACCGCAGCGCTCGCAACCGCAACACTCATATCAAGGCTTTCGGCAGCTTGCTTGATACTCTTAAATTCGGCTACTT
Protein-coding regions in this window:
- a CDS encoding LysR family transcriptional regulator produces the protein MLIDDLKVVLQVAEFKSIKQAAESLDMSVAVASAAVKRVEKAYGVELFVRSTRKLRLSSFGEKYIPQIENALVILNQVGQSAKNEQNIIDGDLRLAVPSDLGRNILLPWIDLFASKHPQLNIRLHITDSTIDFYRDPVDMALRYGAPGDSSMYGFKICDVPRILCASPYYVETYGMPVHLKDLDSHNSLLYQLHDTVHDIWEFSCRGITSKVKMRSNRTANDADIVRRWCVAGYGIAMKSALDMSDDLLSGNLVKLMPEYTPKPTELWLICPSKQLITPMVRLLRESITDKCLTIINSLKKSGYL
- a CDS encoding carbohydrate-binding protein, translated to MNSPPKVVVFLIFLFTLLATSIPVLAQQEFYDRIKKERIPSSDNVTWTRQGPGNSGMSEMVHYHPLFPDTVFFNPDMGGNYQSDNNGTMWYSVRDYDSAGGFGRLVDMRYSHANPNFAVALEKSHLFISSDRGKSWSMVKNCPWYTGPSATGTDTTSWIAKVSSLEIDPSDADTWYVGAGRTARGKAWNSFVGNGNATYNNPRGKNADVAGKIWKTTNGGRSWTELTNGLDAKAQFSRIAVNPNNSQEVFAASNYGLYRSSNGGRSWTNIGRGKLPNNTIIDLDYYHNGSTFVLYVIDQVRHKPNGKSVSSTGGVFKSVNRGNSWENISGNLNIDLTRLDSGFNGWGGVKTTYYNYIAKWFGISVADARNRYSTLPTSILQPLQMVRADPSQADRIYVSLYDPQGGEISFGPGPLWKTSNGGRSWIMSTRGHGPAFENDGDYWRSRGTPTNENMVFGHEPFNQQWGSNYPMRTMRYFDINSRGDIMMISGHNTMLSTDHGNTWNQVDEDYTKAGNLMGRRNSDLPGEGIFQDHRFAPGELYLASGEHRLWRTTPDGEGQGEEERVAMKLLEKSMETVSSVAIDPDDLDTFFTTSQRQHGKDKIWKTTDGGETFIDHGKVTDAEFFMRTRSLKIDPTNKQLMYFGVSERTNKDVRKQGGFYFSNDGGRTFTQRNKGLPANVYIHDIEWDPRDPTYKSMFVAAQARSFGLGSIFPSRQGRPSIEGGLYHTNNRGQTWRRIKINSEVHGINDIKIDQTGRIYVTAGYRRWDYIKGGLWHSDNWGNNWQKTFSSDITEYVDVSPFNPDLLVVSVGRIHKNPGIYFSDDRGKTWTKNNKRLAIQGAIQAVEFSIHDPEVLWLAELGAGFSKGTYHNQTSCKYDFGTADSPVQEGWQGINPETQMTNLRWGKRPDSVDRDYGKYENNLMSDFVYSSSPATLHHKLENGRWYVTLKFGDAGWAHDGIVVKAEGAVAARNINVAKGRVAVANFAVDVRDGELDLEFSDAGGDDRNWVVNSMVLTKNGASTQKFANGLCVNTGSSQPTPRVPGKVEAEDYVRFFDSSAGNYGKSYRSDDVDIQPTLDVGGGYSVGWTANGEWLEYDINVTETSNYRFDARVASSPGGGSIGLVVDGRTVVNNIAVNATGGWQKWQTISAEIGRLSRGIHTIRVAMPKGNFNINWLEFSKILTPIPTSAPIVDQCDTTAQCKVKFGNRATDCLNSYSNRSICMCGASACQ
- a CDS encoding LysR family transcriptional regulator, which gives rise to MDKLEKMQVFVEVAKHKSFVAASEYMNLSAPSVTRFIASLEEDLGVKLFNRTTRHVRLTEPGKRFLHDVKRILELMEEAEASATGIYKEPKGTLTITAPVSFGERHIMPIITEYLENNPLVSVKAVFLDRITSLVEEELDIAIRIGHLKDSNLYATSVGTVRRVICGSPNYFKKYGKPQKPSDLNQHNIIFNSAYRPAMIWTFEKNGKKESVKLSPKLVCNQVGASIKAAKEGYGITHMMSYQVSEEIERGSLELVLEDYEEAPLPIHIIHLEGRRANAKIRSFIDLTTKRLKDTSFTSSK